In one window of Chitinophagales bacterium DNA:
- a CDS encoding CoA-binding protein encodes MEQKKTLVLGASENPGRYSHMAVQLLRAKGHPVVALGKKAGQVGDTIIDTGRPELQDIDTITLYLNPDHQKAYYDYLIALKPKRIIFNPGTENEALEDLALTNGIQPVEACTLVLLNTGQY; translated from the coding sequence ATGGAACAAAAGAAAACCCTGGTGCTGGGTGCATCAGAAAATCCGGGTCGCTACAGTCATATGGCGGTTCAGTTGCTGCGCGCCAAAGGACATCCCGTTGTTGCGCTTGGAAAGAAAGCCGGACAAGTAGGCGATACCATCATTGATACCGGAAGACCGGAATTGCAGGATATTGATACCATTACCTTATACCTGAACCCGGATCATCAAAAAGCTTACTACGATTATTTGATTGCTTTGAAACCCAAACGCATCATTTTCAATCCCGGTACAGAAAACGAAGCATTAGAAGATCTGGCACTGACCAATGGCATTCAACCCGTGGAAGCTTGTACACTGGTGCTGCTGAATACAGGTCAGTATTGA